The region TCTCATCTTTGTTTCTTCCTTGTTAACTGGTTTGCTTCGTTGTTTCTTTTGTAACCTTGCTCCTTGTATGCTAAACTCGTTTCTTTTTCAATCGATTCAGGTGGggattcccccccccccccggggtgatttcttccaaaaaaaaaaaaagaacacccTTTAGGACTCTAACCAAAAACAGCAAACAACTAAAAGAAACCTCCAACCACACTGCTGACACTAGCCAAGCCCCGTCCGCGGTCTCAGCTTGTTCACTTCATCCAGTATCTTCAGTATATTTGGCTCCTAGTTGACAGTAAACGAAATATAGCCAATGCAACTCCATCTTAATTTGGTCTTGGCGATAACCACACTACCAACACTTTGTTAGGACAGTGAACCAAAACAATCCATAATTTACATAGGTACGTATAtaacaataaatcaaatatgttTTTCCAACACAAGATCAAATTAAATAAGTGATGTTGATATGATTTACAAagacctaattaattaaacaccttaagaaaaataattaattacatcaCGTTCTTGCATGAACCTAAAGCAGATCAATCGGGGGTTTGTGACCAAAACACAAACTAAAGAAATCATGAAACTGTACGGTGAAGTGCAACGCACGAACTGTTACTGCAAATTATGATCTGGtcagctaaaaattaaaaaggaaaaattacaagcctgtcattataattttgctaaattagaGACATGTCATAGTTTACGTATCATTAACCGATATgtgtcccacatgtcagtgagataccaatgacatattttcaattttataaaatcataaagACCCGGTCGTAAATTTTCCAACTAAAAATGGTCCGAAGAAAAACGAAAGAAATTACGGGGAACTAGTTATGGTCACCGGTTGCTACTGATCTCCTCTGTGAATGTCagggtggtcgtcgtcgtcgtctaccATCACCTATCCAGCGTTGTTGACGACGACGTAGGTGCCGAGAgcgtcgaggcggcggccggagcgcGCGTGGAAGCCGAGGAtcttgccgccggcggccgccgggagCTCGAAGGCGACGCCGCGCTCCTCCCCGAACGGCCCGTACGCATGCACGTTGCTGACGAAGGTGAGCGACCTCACCACAAGCTCGCCGTCGAGCCGCCCGTAGTGCCCCGCCACGCTCGTCAGGTGCTCTCCCGGCTGCAAGCTTATCTGGGAAAGAGAAAGACCAGaaatcaatataaattttgaatttaaccGAGGACGGATCGTTCTGGGGTGACGGTGGGAAAAAGTCaaagaacatatttataaataaaaataaaactttcatatatatattcatcgtgatttaaaagacaagagtgaaaaataaattacgatgaaaatattcaaaatatactctaaatttaacgttttgaatttaaattttgtcttataaacatGCACactatctttttgcttctgttgtagttatatgctaaaatttaaatattgaagttgattttgggagtTTTtacttaagtttattt is a window of Oryza brachyantha chromosome 8, ObraRS2, whole genome shotgun sequence DNA encoding:
- the LOC102704548 gene encoding jacalin-related lectin 19-like, whose translation is MQQQAAVVRMGPCGGDGGGGRDMDMRGVGRVVRVAVRHGAAVDAMSVLYERSGREEWTDLWGGPGGTLSEISLQPGEHLTSVAGHYGRLDGELVVRSLTFVSNVHAYGPFGEERGVAFELPAAAGGKILGFHARSGRRLDALGTYVVVNNAG